Part of the Anopheles coluzzii chromosome 3, AcolN3, whole genome shotgun sequence genome is shown below.
GATAAATCCTACTCTGCGCGGACAGAGATTGAGGGAATGTTGAGAGAAGTACGGTACAGTAGGAGTGGAAAACACATAATATGTTTTCAAGCGTTCTTTCATCTTTCCATTGTTGACTTTTTGGTCTTTTGGCCATTAATTTGAATACTTGTGAATCACTTTAAGTGACGCTTTTTTAATCtggatttttttatcattagTACATATCACtgttaaaatatcatttttacaaaattttcacCACACTCTATTTTTTACACTAAATTTTAATTGGAACAATctgttttttacttattttgttAGATGGTCTTTGGAGACTTCTTGAAGACAAACGCGCGTTCTCGTGAGCAAATCCGGTAAGTTTTTACCCTAAATATGTCTACAATATTGAATGTTATCCAGATGAACAGGTATCTCTTTGAAAATAACTTGATTCAATCCACACGAGTAATACTAAGGACAATGGAATAGACTTTAAACAAAGAAATTGACCCAAAACTGGAACATATATAGTTGGAtaagacatttttttaaaccaaataGCCAAAATAGTGTACAAAACCAGGCCGGTATCTAAAAACATTCATGGAAAACCAAGGCATAGCCATTCTATTAATTTTCGGAACTAGTGTTCTATTCTAAACATAGGCCATTTAAAAGTCGTATTTTACAATTTGACATGTCTGGCGGTGGTGTGTATCTCAATGATTATCAGGATAGTCGTCACTAAACAGTATTACCGTAATATGTAAGGTCTGAGTCCATACAAGATTTGAGCCTAGGATGGGTGTGCTATGTTTCTGTTAGGTAGTACGACTAGACGACTATACCACGGGGCATTGACTGAAGACTGATCTAAAGAAACCAATTTAAGCCACACTAGAGACGCGTATTCAAACCAaagatttttttctccaaatttTGATTACAACATCACAACGgtactattaaaaaaaactataaaaatataCGAAACTGTATATAATAACAACCAACGAAAGGATACGCACGCCAAATGTTAGCGTTAAACAGTTTGTGTTCGCTAGCATATTCTTTcaaccttccttccttccttctttttgcATAAAACTTCGACCTGCTTGATTATTCCGTAATAAATATTGCCACTGTCTTGGTAGTCCGCGCTTGCAAATCACGTGGGAAAACCTTACGCCCCACGTGCCGTCGTTACTCATAGCAGCAGATAGTACAACTTTTAACTCATCCACGCCACTTTACTTTCACCTCTTCccttaatttattttcttcctcttATATGCATGTTGACCCCATTTTCCGAGAACTATTTTTGCCCTTTTCATCCTCTaaatccagcagcagcagcagcagcagcaacagaacgctacataaaaaaaaaacacaccggGAAATGCAAGAGAGAGCCTTTTTGCGCCATTCGGGTGGGAATTCAGTTTTCTCGAGTGTCCcaatttacatatttttatgtGCATTCATAAATAGTAATCAAGAAATACTTTTACTTTCTTGGCGCTTTCTTGTTGGGGTGAGATTACTGTCCCACAGTGGGACTGACTGGCGGGTGTTGGTGCTGTGGGAAATGCTGCTGTGGAACTCATCCGACGTAGCACTTGCTCTTGTGAGCTTTGCTTGGTGCTGCTGTGTTTAAGTTATAACAAAATTGCTTTACCGTTAGATGAGGTAATTGGTGCATTGTATATTCTTATTTGCCAAGACAGTTGAagcttattttaaataatcttaTTAAAGCTAGATAAATAACTTTGAAAAGGCCTAGTTTTGTGTAAGGCATTTAGATGTCTCACAATAATTTTTATCAAGTAAGACTCAATTCTTAACCAAACGATTCTTGAAATTCATCCACTCTTTGTCGCATTCATGTGGAAAATGGATAATTtctgagcaaaacaaaaatcacaaatTGAATAGGACAATATTCATTATATCGCTCTCCTTCCTGCTACGAAGACGGTCGAAAAGCGCAATTAATATCGCCATAAATATTCAAGATTAATTTCGATCCTTGGAATGGGCCATCCCGCTGCAGTTGGCgtacaaacaaaccagcaaacAACCCCAAACCTCAATTTTCTTTCGCCTTTCTCTACAGGAAGGAAATAGGATTACTTTGAACGGCTCTTGCTTGCGCAAAGGATGGCTCTTGCTTAGAGCGCGCGCTGCGTGTgcgtatttatttatgtttctcACTTTATTTCAAGTAACGCATCAACACCGATTGTTCCCggaatgtttaaatttatctTTATCATTGCTAAAATTTGATCAACCGCCGCCGCGACCACGTGTACGCACACGcggtctctctcgctcttgctttctctctctcttatgtATTACGCTTATATAAACCAATTCGTACGCATTCTCGCATAGTGAAGGGATGATTTCTTACAAAAGTAGCTAGAGTAGGAAGATGATGATTCGCGGCCACTAATTGACCTTCCCCACCCATGTCTCCAGGTGGTGGTgactgtgcctgtgtgtgtgtgtgttttggatgTGTGAGTTtcattggtgtgtgtgtaaagtcGCAAGGGTCATCATTGTTCAAACCGATGCCCGGCCCCGGTTGGGATGGAAATCGTACCGCAGTGGCCGTATCAGCCCATCGTCGTCCGCTTCAAAGTCGTGCAGCGGCGGCTgcatccgctgctgctgcccgtggTTACCGTTCCCGGGTCCATTGAAGCCGGCCGGCGAACGAAGCTGCGTCATTTCGCAATCCATCAGCGGGTAGCGATAGTTCGTCTCGATGTAGCAGCCGTTGGGCTCCGGCGCCATGTCGAACTTGGTCGGACAGTTGTGGCACACGGTGAGCGGGTTGATGACGGAGATGCGATCGTAGCACCGCTCGTCCACGCTGTCCGTGTTGCCCGTGATGATGTCACCGTCCAGCTTGACCGCTATTTGCAGTGCCTGCAATGAAGGGGGAAACGCATTTAGACCGTGTGCGGCAGCGAGAGGAGCATGGTAAGGATGCTTCAATCTTACCTGTATGGCTTGCGCTTCGTCCCGCTTCTCGTCCTCCGTGTTCATCGTTACGAACCGCAGCACGAGCAGATTGAGCGAGGcggccaccaccgccagcccGAACAGGATGAAGATCAGCGCAAACGCCACGTACTCGGGCTTCTTGTTCAGCGCGTTGTCCTTCTGCAGCGCCACCATATCGCCGAACCCGATCGTCGTGAGCGTGATGAAGCAGTAGTACACCGAGTCGAAGTAGCTCCAGCCCTCGAACTTGCTGAACGCGGCCGCCCCGCCCGCTATCGTCAGCGAGCTGAGCGTCGTCACCACCAGTATCAGGTCGACCTCGGACGCGATCGCTTTCTTGCAGTTAAAGGACGTCTTGATCGCGTGCACGATCACGCTGCTCAGCCGGTTCACCCGCTCGCCGATGCTCTGGAACATGACCAGGCCGAGCGGGATGCCGATCGCGGCGTAGCACATCGTGAAGATCTTCCCGCTGACCGTGGTCGGCGTCGAGTGGCCGTACCCGATCGTCGTCAGCACGGTGGTGGCGTAGTAGAACGCACCGGAGAACTTCCACTGCTGGCCGGCCTTGTGCGGTTCCGACTTCATAATGACCGTCTCGATGACTTTGAAGTCCTCCGAGCTGATGTTGTACCGTGTGATGAGGACATTTTCGATTGCTGGAAAGGGGTTTAGGATTTGATGAGGATTCAGGCGGTGTCAGACGGCGTAGTACGTACCACTGAGCGCCTTCCAGCGTTTCTTCTCCGTCTCTGATTCGAGGGCATCGAACACGGCGGCACCGATTAGCAGGTAGGTGAACGTACACACGATCAGCGAGATGGTCCGTACGTTTTGCTTTTTCATGCTCGTTCACTCGAATCCTGGTGAAGGTAAAAGAGGAAAGTACATTAGTATTTGCTTTGCTGTTCAGGCATCAATTGCTTACCTTTTACCCTATGTCGTCTACACGAGGTACTCTGTAGAGAAGTTGTGGTCTACCAGTAGTGTGAATGGGAGGGGGAAGGTACTGGGCACCCTCTTTGGCAATCTAACTACCCTTGGAATCGTTCGGATCTGTGGAAGAGGAGGTGTGGATTGTGTGCCgccggagctgctgctgctgccactacGCGACTCCTGTTGGTCCTCTAGCTACGGGGAATCATCCTGGCAGGGAAGTAGTACTGGTGCTGTTCGGGGGCGTTTGGGAACCAGCGGGAAAGCGACAGCGTTTGAGGAGCTTTTGGCACACGCACGGACGCTCCGCACTTTGGGGCTTCGGTTTCAATTCCGTCACCGTTTTTGCTCGGACAGCCCCGATTTGTCACGGTACGCGATGGTGATGGGTTTCGCAGTATAGCACCATGACCAAATccgcagcagtagcagcacagCGCCACAGTGTCCCTCCTCCAGCGACTACGAAATATTCTTCtatcgattgatttttttccccgtttttttccGTTTCGTTGTTTGACGACCAACCACCAAAAAGGGGTTTTGACGTTTCTCGCGACCCGTCCGGCTACTGCGCATGACACGCAAGAAGCGtgcaggacacacacacacacgcacatacgcaCCAGGACGCGCGCTAAGGACGAATGTCGCACGTGCTTCGGAGTCTGCATGTGTACTAAAAGGGGCGCGCgcccgctgctgctgaatTTAAACTACCGCGTTCGTTACTTTTGGCGTTTCTTTATTTTCGCAAAATACACCTAGCACTTAGTTTCAACCGTacatataaataaacaaactgtCACATTTTTCCCTCGCGCTAGGAACTGGGTGGGACACAAAAGGATCGTTTAATTTTACACATATAaatctgttttctttttttttgtaaaaatacaCATAATGGTTTCCTCCCTCTCTTGTCGTTCTTGCTTTCGCCTTCTTGCTTGTCCGATTCTGGTCTAACTCACGAGGTCCTTTTTAaaatccaaaacaaaaacctgttCTCTTCCCTCATGGCAACAGAGTGCACACCCCCATCCTTCTAGCACACCAGCAAAAAAGTTTAAAGCATAACTACCTCCCTTTTGGCGCACAGCCACACTCTGCCGCCCTTCCATTTCGCCTCGTCTCACCCCCTTTTCACgattaatttaaacaaaacagctttgtttttcttctctctattGCACAGCCTTTTTGTGAAAATcgcggttttttgttttgttcttttatcGCTCGCTGCTATAGCACACCTCACAACGATACCACTTAACCCCCCTTGCGAGCCCCCTTGGTCTAATATCATTCGGTGGCGACGAGTTGGAAAGGGAGGAGCGTTTCAAAGCGAAAGAGGGAAGGGATGATAAATTAATCGATCGCGTTCGCGCTAACCTAAAGAACCATAACACACGCAACCACCATAAATCACATCTCGGTTAAAAGTTGCCTCTTTTGCAAGCTGTCTTAAGCTGTGTACGAATTattatctcttttttttgtatgattttttgcGATTATTTTTTACACTTAAAAATTCTCCACACCAGCAGGGAGAATGGTATATTGTACAGAGAATGATTGAATGATaaaaagagagtgtgtgtgtgagagagagaagggagatagaataaaaaataattctaaGGGTTAAAATTAGCTATGCACCATTATTACGCGATCGTCCGATCATGCCATCTTCAGCGCTAGCAGATCGTCCTCAGACAATCTGTTTTGGTAAAGGCTGGCGCTGCATGCTCGATTCcacaaaaatacaacacaatACTCTAGGTACGCTTCCGGTGGTTCCCTATACACCACGCACTACACACCGTAGATCGATTGAGCCTCAACTGACCGTCACCAGAGCAAAATACGATAGGTTCCTGCCTACGTGCAAAATACCTTTCCTACTAGTTCAGCGCTTGCAGCTATTATCGTTTCCAAAAAACCGTGGCTCCTCTACTAATCCGCGCTCTGTAGGCGTGTAAGTGTATCTGTTTCTCTCTATGTAAACGTTTGCTAAGTCTTTTGATATGGTGAGAAGTCTCCGCGCTTTTGGTCCCGcgtatctttctctctctctctttcacgcgCCAATCGAGTGTATGAGCAATGGCACACGCGCGGGGCTGGTCGGTTTGCTCTCTTGGCGTCACGCTTTGGCTTTTGAAGCTTACTGCCTCCACCACACCACGGCAGGCACGCACGGAAGGGAGCGCGGTGGGGCCACTGCGCCACCCTCAAGAAAAGGTAACTTTGGTCGCTACTAAATGGTAATATCATTCCGGTAACACGTTTCCGTTGCACGATTTTGCTTTCGTGGGAGTGCCAAGCGGCCCCACATCTTGTCTCGTCCAGACGAGagccagcagtagcagtgttagtagtagtagtagtactagTAGTAGGTAAGGCACCCCCGATTCTCCTTTGCCTGCGCCATTTGTCGCGTCGGGCGCGCGCGCCGCTTAGGTTTTCTGTTTCATGCCATCAGAAAAAGTCTGGCTCTGTACCGACACACGATTTACATCTCGATCGAGTAGGACGAGGGCGGTTTGCTCAGCAGCAGGGTGGCCGACTCCGACATCAGGCTCGTCTGCTGGTCCGCTTCCGGCTCGAGCGAGGGATCGTTAAAGTCCGCCGACAGCTCCTCGATTTCGACCTGCGAGCATTCCCACGGGTTGATCGGATACTGGGACAGTGTGTTGGGGCCTCCGCTGGTaccattgttgttgttgttgttattgccgCTCAtgagatgatgatggttgccGCTCATAAAGACGCTGGGATCGATAAACTCTTCGATGTCAATTATATTGTCTCCACCGTACGAGTTGGCGTAGAGGAAATCTGcgcgagaaaaaaagaagaaaaaatagcgGAGGATTAGAACAAATTAAGCAAAagttaacaaaacaaaattgattttcaacactaaTTACACATGCCATAATATaataattacattaaattaCCAAAAGCCCCAACAATTCGAGCAATCATTacaattaaaaacataaataacatacACAACATAGAAAATGGTGATAGAAGTAGAAGGTGCAGTGGTGCATTGTGTGGTTAGTAGAAAAGAAGATAATACTTTTTGGTGCTTTGGACTAGTGTTGgatttcatgaatctttcgttgaaattcattcatatgaatcttcaatGATGAGTGTTTCGAATCACGAGTCGAATCTTCAaacattcatgaatctctaaagattaacttattaaaaaaactcaaGCTCTATGAATGTTTtgagattaatgaatctttagagactCATGAATCCTTTAAATTCATGCATCTTTCAAGtggagattcagattcattgaatcattccaaagattcattctgattcatgaatctgaatcagatttacccaacactacttTAGACTCAGCGGATGGGGAGTAGTAGTCCTGCCAAATTTAAAGGAAATCAAACACATTATACACAAACAACACGACGCTTCGGTATTTTGTACTATACTGAGAGTAAAacagattttttgttgtaacaATCTccctacaaaaacaaacgaaactaCACAATTAGCAAACGAATGATATATGCGGGATGGGAAACACTTGGTGAGGGGGGAGGAGGACATACACAATGTGCCATGGTGGACGTCCAACTATAACGCTTCTTCcgcccagcagcagtaccTGGCTGTGTCGTTTCCCAGTCGGTATCGAACTCCAGCTGCTGGTTCGCCTCGAGCTCGTTGGCCGTTTGCAGGGCAGGATTGTCGCTTTCGCTCATGTCGAATATCTCCGTCACCTTAACCTGCGTACGTACGAGATCGTTCGATGAGATATATATATGGGACAGGTTAGaaaagggttcgtcgcttataAGGCAGGAAGCGTCGGGCTGAACAACACGCGTCAACAATTACCTTA
Proteins encoded:
- the LOC120955151 gene encoding two pore potassium channel protein sup-9, with product MKKQNVRTISLIVCTFTYLLIGAAVFDALESETEKKRWKALSAIENVLITRYNISSEDFKVIETVIMKSEPHKAGQQWKFSGAFYYATTVLTTIGYGHSTPTTVSGKIFTMCYAAIGIPLGLVMFQSIGERVNRLSSVIVHAIKTSFNCKKAIASEVDLILVVTTLSSLTIAGGAAAFSKFEGWSYFDSVYYCFITLTTIGFGDMVALQKDNALNKKPEYVAFALIFILFGLAVVAASLNLLVLRFVTMNTEDEKRDEAQAIQALQIAVKLDGDIITGNTDSVDERCYDRISVINPLTVCHNCPTKFDMAPEPNGCYIETNYRYPLMDCEMTQLRSPAGFNGPGNGNHGQQQRMQPPLHDFEADDDGLIRPLRYDFHPNRGRASV